In Astatotilapia calliptera chromosome 16, fAstCal1.2, whole genome shotgun sequence, one genomic interval encodes:
- the irs2b gene encoding insulin receptor substrate 2, producing the protein MASPPNTGDQSLLASNANSGIKKCGYLKKQKHGHKRFFVLKEPSEGFPARLEYYESEKKWKNKSAPKRVIPLDCCLNISKRADAKYKYLIALYTKDEYFALATENEQEQESWYRVLTDLMAEGKVYDGSASNSASSLVGYDESSYGVITPVTAAYKEVWQVNLKSKGLGQSRNLTGVYRLCLSSRTISFVKLNSDVASVTLQLMNIRRCGHSDSFFFIEVGRSASTGPGELWMQADDSVVAQNIHETILEAMKAMKELSEFRPRSKSQSSGTNPISVPSRRHLNNLPPRQTGLPRRSRTDSMAATSPVSKCSSCRLRTASEGDGTMARTMSVTGSPLSPGVHRTLLSRSHTITARPSLTFESSTLQHSKSMSMPLSPSPPVTTACPSHASSCQDSGAPRPSSCSASFSGSPSDAGFISCEEFGSSPAEARDLRLPLTLRSNTPESLKADTPPSRDGSELDGYMVMERQNQNGYRWLPEFDKVYRKRTYSLTTPRQPRGPPQVSSASLDEYTLMRATYTSGSQSYRRCHTASPKGISLEDYRDVQIASNGHQGDSGYMPMMPGVAPLTPGSKDDPYMPMSPMCVSAPKQIINPCTKPSSMGLATRIHSPGGVSLEDSGYMPMWCATKMSVDSNDGKLANGEYLNMSPVDTQVSFTPPDYILSPTGDPSLPPSHRQPYSCSSLPRSLKGHLQRSGSTDTDQYVVMSLQRQRIEEESNYCPISSGNSATNGTVARPATPSSTPSPLRVAWIDGGLVHRSRVCRPTRLALESLKTLPCMSEHPLPSEPRSPGEYINIDFSSVNHNTTTESKSPESSVTAETGSRSLSGYANIDVSSTVQQVSHQTNCTDTAELLTCHSLVTTQQETQGVEEEEVEEDKSTEGQEKERGVPQQGSLKCQPGPFSDDYTEMTFSPSDPLPALCTTPRPTSPTACVQRLSLESSIVDVMPPVPVDSFLKGGPSLSVTVVDPHRGAKVIRADPHGRRRHSSETFSSTTTVTPVCPSFANDTKRHSSASVENVSRTVRSSEGLGEEYSSPMCRETSAGYQNGLNYIALNLMEGNLGGCRLGGCDELLRLKTACGCKGGLNGFNSSPYASLGFKETAAAAVKE; encoded by the exons ATGGCGAGTCCGCCGAACACCGGTGATCAGTCGTTATTGGCCAGTAACGCAAACAGCGGCATCAAGAAATGCGGATATctgaaaaagcagaaacacGGACATAAGCGCTTTTTTGTTCTAAAGGAGCCGAGCGAAGGTTTCCCTGCCCGGTTGGAATACTACGAGAGCgagaagaaatggaaaaacaaatcgGCCCCGAAGAGAGTCATCCCTCTGGACTGCTGTCTCAATATCAGCAAGAGAGCAGACGCAAAATACAAATATCTTATTGCTCTTTATACCAAGGATGAGTATTTTGCTTTGGCGACGGAAAACGAGCAGGAACAGGAGAGCTGGTACCGGGTGCTGACGGATTTAATGGCAGAGGGGAAAGTATATGACGGCTCGGCGTCTAACTCTGCGTCCTCGCTGGTTGGCTACGACGAGTCGAGCTACGGTGTAATAACGCCGGTGACCGCCGCCTACAAGGAGGTATGGCAAGTAAATCTAAAATCTAAAGGTCTCGGACAGAGTCGAAATTTAACAGGGGTGTACAGGCTGTGTCTCTCCAGCCGGACTATCAGCTTCGTTAAGCTTAACTCTGATGTTGCCTCAGTCACCTTGCAGCTGATGAATATCCGGAGGTGCGGCCACTCTGACAGCTTTTTCTTCATAGAGGTTGGCCGATCTGCATCCACGGGTCCGGGGGAGCTGTGGATGCAGGCggatgactctgtggtggctcaAAACATTCACGAAACTATCTTGGAGGCCATGAAAGCCATGAAGGAGCTGTCGGAATTCCGCCCGCGCAGCAAAAGCCAGTCCTCTGGTACAAACCCCATCTCTGTACCCTCGCGGAGGCACCTGAATAATCTACCCCCGAGGCAGACCGGGCTTCCCCGGCGGTCGCGTACTGACAGCATGGCTGCGACCTCTCCTGTGAGCAAATGCTCCTCGTGTCGATTACGCACTGCGAGCGAGGGCGACGGCACCATGGCACGCACTATGTCAGTCACCGGGAGCCCCCTTAGTCCAGGGGTCCACAGGACCCTGCTGAGCAGATCTCATACCATTACTGCACGCCCTTCTCTGACGTTTGAATCTTCCACCCTCCAGCATAGTAAGTCCATGTCTATGCCTCTGTCTCCTTCTCCACCTGTGACCACTGCTTGTCCAAGCCATGCATCTTCCTGCCAAGACAGCGGTGCCCCTCGCCCCTCTAGCTGCAGTGCATCCTTCTCAGGCTCTCCCAGTGATGCTGGCTTTATATCATGTGAGGAATTTGGCTCTAGCCCTGCGGAGGCACGAGACCTCAGGTTACCGCTTACTCTCCGCAGCAACACTCCAGAGTCCCTCAAAGCAGACACCCCCCCATCCCGGGATGGCAGTGAGCTTGATGGCTACATGGTAATGGAGCGTCAGAACCAGAATGGTTACCGGTGGTTACCAGAATTTGACAAGGTGTATCGAAAGCGCACATACTCCCTCACCACCCCCCGTCAACCGAGGGGTCCTCCCCAAGTATCTTCAGCCTCCCTGGATGAGTATACTCTTATGAGGGCAACATACACCAGTGGAAGTCAGTCTTATCGCAGGTGTCACACCGCGTCTCCTAAAGGGATAAGTCTGGAGGATTACAGAGATGTTCAGATTGCTTCAAATGGTCACCAAGGCGACAGTGGCTATATGCCCATGATGCCTGGTGTGGCTCCTCTCACACCCGGGTCTAAGGATGACCCCTACATGCCCATGAGCCCTATGTGTGTATCTGCTCCAAAGCAAATCATCAACCCTTGTACAAAACCTTCCTCAATGGGGCTGGCCACGCGCATACACTCCCCCGGGGGTGTTTCTCTGGAGGACAGTGGGTACATGCCCATGTGGTGTGCAACCAAGATGTCAGTGGACAGCAACGATGGGAAGCTCGCCAATGGAGAATACCTGAATATGTCTCCTGTTGACACACAGGTGTCTTTTACACCCCCAGATTATATTCTCAGTCCTACAGGAGATCCCAGCCTCCCGCCAAGCCACAGGCAGCCTTATTCTTGCAGTTCTCTACCAAGATCACTTAAAGGACATTTGCAGCGCAGTGGGTCCACTGACACAGATCAGTATGTGGTGATGAGTTTACAGAGACAACGGATAGAAGAGGAATCCAACTACTGTCCTATCTCTTCAGGAAACTCTGCAACCAATGGCACTGTGGCAAGACCAGCCACTCCATCTTCTACTCCATCTCCTCTCAGAGTGGCTTGGATAGATGGAGGTCTGGTACACCGGAGTAGAGTCTGTCGGCCTACCCGCTTGGCTTTGGAATCCCTCAAAACACTACCATGCATGAGTGAGCACCCTCTTCCTTCAGAGCCACGCAGCCCCGGAGAATACATTAACATAGACTTTAGCAGTGTTAACCACAACACAACCACAGAGTCAAAGAGCCCTGAGTCCTCTGTAACCGCAGAGACGGGATCCCGGTCACTCTCAGGCTATGCTAATATTGATGTCAGCTCCACGGTTCAGCAGGTATCACACCAAACTAACTgtacagacacagctgaactGTTGACATGCCATAGTCTAGTTACCACTCAGCAGGAAACACAGGGAgttgaagaggaggaggtggaggaagataaAAGCACAGAGGGACAGGAAAAGGAGAGGGGTGTTCCACAGCAAGGAAGCCTTAAGTGTCAGCCTGGTCCATTCAGTGACGACTACACTGAGATGACCTTTAGTCCTTCTGACCCTTTACCTGCTCTATGCACAACTCCCCGCCCGACCAGCCCTACTGCTTGTGTCCAGAGACTCAGCCTTGAGAGCAGCATAGTAGATGTGATGCCCCCTGTGCCCGTGGACTCTTTTCTCAAGGGAGGTCCTTCATTATCTGTTACAGTTGTAGATCCACACAGGGGGGCTAAAGTTATCCGGGCCGACCCTCACGGACGTCGTCGTCACAGTTCTGAGACCTTCTCTTCCACAACCACTGTCACACCCGTGTGCCCATCCTTTGCCAACGACACTAAACGGCACAGCTCTGCCTCTGTGGAGAACGTATCTCGCACAGTTCGTAGCTCTGAAGGACTCGGTGAGGAGTACAGCAGTCCCATGTGCAGGGAAACGTCAGCTGGCTATCAAAATGGACTTAACTACATTGCCTTAAACTTGATGGAGGGAAACCTTGGGGGATGCCGGTTAGGGGGCTGTGATGAACTCCTGAGGCTCAAGACAGCTTGTGGCTGCAAGGGGGGGCTGAATGGTTTCAACTCTAGCCCCTATGCCAGCCTGGGATTTAAggagactgctgctgctgctgtgaaag aatGA